In Haematobia irritans isolate KBUSLIRL chromosome 1, ASM5000362v1, whole genome shotgun sequence, a genomic segment contains:
- the ZnT86D gene encoding solute carrier family 30 member 7, producing the protein MLPLTHRDRSNFMYRIKDTLNSWKRLIFSDKNSRNLFLFLLLNLSFAFVELFYGIWTNSLGLISDSFHMFFDCTGLLAGLAASVITKWKANERFSYGYVRAEVLAGFVNSLFLIFVAFFILSEGVERLIEPPEVKHERLFVVSVLGLLVNLVGIYAFNHGGHGHSHGGGGHGHSHGGGHGHSHNNHHMDTNNHQTISLDDGHGHSHSHGHSHGDDMGGNNSQIMRGVFLHILADTLGSVGVIISAVLMHLFGWMIADPICSIFISVLIVLSVMSLIKESIYVLMQRQPVGLDRLLPQCYQKVTGLAGVYAVQEPHFWTLCSDTYVGAIKLEVSRNIDPKYVVTHARMIFESIGVKQVYIQLDYV; encoded by the exons ATGCTTCCCCTTACACATCGAGATCGCAGCAACTTCATGTATCGCATAAAGGATACATTGAACAGTTGGAAACGTTTAATTTTCTCGGACAAGAATTCTAGGAATTTGTTCCTCTTTTTATtgctaaatttaagttttgcattTGTTGAGCTATTTTATGGGATTTGGACAAACAGTTTAG GTCTCATATCGGATTCATTCCATATGTTCTTCGATTGCACGGGTCTCTTGGCGGGTCTGGCAGCATCGGTGATTACAAAATGGAAAGCAAATGAACGTTTCTCCTATGGCTATGTGAGGGCAGAAGTATTGGCcggttttgtcaatagtttatttttgatatttgtgGCATTCTTTATATTGTCAGAAGGTGTAGAACGTTTAATCGAACCCCCAGAGGTGAAGCATGAGAGACTTTTTGTTGTCTCCGTACTGGGATTGCTAGTCAATCTCGTAGGTATCTATGCATTCAATCATGGTGGACATGGCCATTCCCATGGAGGTGGAGGTCATGGTCACTCACATGGCGGTGGTCATGGGCATTCGCATAATAATCATCATATGGATACAAATAATCACCAAACAATTTCTTTGGATGATG GTCACGGTCATTCACACTCTCATGGCCATTCCCATGGTGATGATATGGGTGGAAATAATTCACAAATTATGCGCGGTGTCTTCCTACATATTTTAGCCGATACCCTGGGATCGGTTGGTGTCATTATATCGGCAGTATTAATGCATTTATTCGGTTGGATGATCGCAGATCCCATATGTTCCATATTCATTTCGGTACTCATAGTCCTATCCGTAATGAGTCTCATCAAGGAGTCCATTTATGTACTAATGCAACGTCAACCGGTTGGTTTGGATCGTTTATTACCTCAATGTTACCAAAAAGTTACCGGTTTAGCTGGTGTCTATGCTGTGCAAGAACCTCACTTCTGGACATTATGTTCTGAtacatatgtgggagctattaaATTGGAAGTATCACGCAATATTGATCCAAAATATGTAGTAACACATGCCCGCATGATCTTCGAATCGATTGGTGTTAAACAGGTCTACATACAATTGGACTATGTGTGA
- the LOC142220262 gene encoding uncharacterized protein LOC142220262, with protein MSIYNADELSAPTWINQEFLTKVLTEYENKGAVEILKYDISPASMKGDHYASIMFRCKICYRFSNETRSYSKSVIIKTLPMEDSMKREFLMQSRLFETEIDMYSETLPKIEKILKGFGEPTKLCAELIYSSLDPHKVIIFEDLCESGYDTVRERFLNEDEIKAILSKLAKLHAVSYMLGKSEDHKVVTKYQDGMFSLSSPMLETMLKSSMTNFIDMLSCHEEFDVYFEKIKILKDTLDRKCKDLFRSSAQNNDSGGIFVLNHGDFHMRNMMFKFNKRGKMEDIMMVDYQISCYAPSNIDLTYSHIMMLSSELRMRRHEFNQYYFSEFTRILKKIKYAGEMPLYSQFQISALKYRHFVIFLLAAFLPMITVLSGKTMEELKNSNVDKMLENPETMAMLYRAPEFVAELRKFLPVLLREGYLD; from the exons ATGAGCATATACAACGCCGATGAGTTGTCAGCACCAACATGGATTAATCAGGaatttttgaccaaagtttTAACAGAATATGAAAATAAGGGTGCTGTTGAA ATTCTTAAATATGATATAAGCCCTGCCAGTATGAAGGGAGATCATTATGCCAGTATTATGTTTCGTTGCAAAATCTGCTATCGTTTTTCAAATGAGACCAGATCCTATTCAAAATCGGTCATAATAAAAACTCTCCCAATGGAAGATAGCATGAAACGGGAGTTTCTTATGCAATCACGTCTATTTGAGACAGAAATCGATATGTATTCGGAAACTTTACCAAAAATCGAAAAGATTTTGAAGGGTTTTGGTGAACCAACAAAACTATGTGCCGA ACTAATCTACTCATCTCTAGACCCGCATAAGGTTATCATTTTCGAAGATCTCTGTGAATCTGGTTATGATACTGTACGTGAACGTTTCCTAAATGAGGATGAAATAAAAGCTATCCTTAGCAAATTAGCCAAGTTACATGCCGTATCCTATATGCTGGGCAAAAGCGAAGATCATAAAGTGGTTACCAAATATCAGGATGGCATGTTCAGTTTAAGTTCACCCATGTTGGAGACAATGTTGAAATCTAGTATGACGAATTTTATTGATATGCTCTCGTGTCATGAGGAATTTGATgtgtattttgaaaaaatcaaaatcctaAAGGATACATTAGATCGCAAATGTAAGGATTTATTCAGAAGCTCCGCACAAAATAATGACTCTGGCGGTATTTTCGTTTTGAATCATGGTGATTTTCATATGAGAAATATGAtgttcaaatttaataaaagagGAAAAATGGAAGATATAATGATGGTCGACTATCAGATCAGTTGTTATGCCCCATCGAATATAGACTTGACCTATTCACATATAATGATGCTTAGTTCCGAGTTACGCATGAGACGTCATGAATTTAACCAATACTATTTTTCGGAATTTACacgaattttgaagaaaatcaaaTATGCTGGTGAAATGCCACTgtattcacaatttcaaatatcCGCTTTGAAATATCGTCATTTTG ttatttttctgttggccGCTTTTCTACCGATGATCACGGTCCTTAGTGGTAAAACCATGGAAGAATTGAAAAACAGTAATGTGGATAAAATGCTAGAAAATCCTGAAACGATGGCAATGCTTTATCGTGCTCCCGAATTTGTTGCAGAATTAAGAAAATTCTTACCTGTTCTACTAAGGGAAGGATATCTAGATTAG
- the unc-45 gene encoding unc-45 myosin chaperone, producing the protein MTSSNATDDTGAESLTYKDKGNEAFKEGKWEEAVQFYTKAIRKGDKHKELPIFYKNRAAAYLKQSKWELALEDCNESLKLAPKDPKALFRRAQAYEGLEKFGEAYKDATDLFKADPGNQSVQPMLKRLHLIVQEKAAENARTSTKVQQMMELAFDVGTPLEKRRSAANNLLVLAKDEIGADLLFKSGCIAKVASITKIEKDPEIYVNFVRVVAELCCHSIVRTKGVLTELGVPWFMRVLDHKHEERVSAAQYCLQTIINALSGMDNKPESKPNKELCKENHKEIDTLLSCLLYSVTDRTISGPARDAVIELLTRNVHYTALEWAERLVELRGLFRLLDVCSELEEYKYESAMEITSSSRTIASVCLARIYENMYYDQLKEKFMEQIDEYIKDKLLSPDLESKVRVTVTITSLLLGPLDVGNQIIGREGILQMILAMATTDDLLQQKVACECIYAAASKKDKAKALCSGGVEILKKLYHSKDDGIRVRALVGLCKIGSYGGEDATIRPFADGATLKLAEACRRFLIKPGKDKDIRKWAADGLAYLTLDAEVKEKLIEDKPAIHALIDLARTGDQSCLYGVVTTFVNLCNAYEKQEVMPEMIELAKFAKMHIPEEHELDDQDFVQKRIVVLANEGITTALVALSKTESHNSRELIARVLNAVCGIQELRGKVVQDGGVKCLLKLALEGTDKGKRHSSQALARIGITINPEVAFAGQRSFDVIRPLLNSLHQDCNALENFESLMALTNLAAMNEKVRQRIVEEQGLSKIEFYLMENHLLLTRAAAQCICNMVLSDVVVQKFEGDNDRVKFMALLCEEEDEETVKACAGSLAILTSVSKKCVKKILEVKSWLEILHILIANPSPDVQHRGTVVILNMINAGEDIARQLFETDIMELLSGLSQLPDETRAKARQVALECLQAAERYKLIEKAED; encoded by the exons ATGACGAGCTCAAATGCAACAGATGATACAGGGGCGGAGTCTCTAACCTATAAAGATAAAGGTAATGAAGCATTCAAAGAAGGCAAATGGGAGGAAGCAgtgcaattttacacaaaagccATTAGGAAAGGTGATAAGCATAAGGAATTgcctattttctataaaaatagagctGCGGCCTATTTAAAGCAATCCAAATGGGAATTGGCCTTGGAAGATTGCAATGAATCGCTTAAATTGGCACCAAAAGATCCCAAAGCATTGTTTAGACGTGCCCAGGCGTATGAAGGATTGGAAAAGTTTGGGGAAGCTTATAAGGATGCTACAGATCTATTTAAAGCCGATCCAGGAAATCAATCGGTACAGCCCATGTTGAAAAGACTTCATTTGATTGTACAAGAAAAGGCCGCGGAGAATGCCAGGACTTCTACAAAAGTTCAACAAATGATGGAGTTGGCATTCGATGTAGGAACACCCCTCGAGAAGAGACGTTCAGCAGCCAATAATCTTTTGGTTTTGGCTAAAGACGAAATTGGTGCAGACCTTTTGTTCAAATCGGGTTGCATTGCCAAGGTGGCTTCCATTACCAAAATCGAAAAAGATCCCGAAATCTATGTTAATTTTGTTCGAGTTGTTGCTGAGTTGTGTTGCCATTCTATTGTACGAACCAAAGGTGTCTTAACAGAGCTTGGAGTTCCCTGGTTCATGAGAGTTCTCGACCATAAACATGAAGAACGTGTATCTGCCGCCCAGTATTGTTTGCAAACCATTATCAATGCCCTCTCGGGTATGGACAATAAGCCCGAAAGCAAACCCAATAAGGAATTATGCAAAGAAAATCACAAGGAAATCGATACACTACTCTCCTGTTTACTGTACAGCGTTACAGATCGCACCATATCTGGTCCTGCCCGTGATGCTGTGATTGAACTGCTAACACGTAATGTGCACTATACAGCATTGGAGTGGGCTGAAAGATTGGTAGAACTGCGTGGTCTTTTCCGTTTATTGGATGTTTGCTCCGAATTGGAAGAATACAAATACGAAAGTGCTATGGAGATTACATCATCCTCGCGTACCATAGCTTCAGTGTGCCTGGCTCGCATATATGAGAATATGTACTACGATCAATTGAAGGAAAAGTTTATGGAGCAAATTGATGAGTACATTAAGGATAAATTACTATCACCGGATTTGGAATCTAAGGTGCGCGTAACAGTGACCATCACCTCTTTACTGTTGGGACCGCTCGATGTAGGCAATCAAATTATTGGTCGAGAAG gTATTCTACAGATGATTTTGGCCATGGCTACCACAGATgatcttttgcaacaaaaagtgGCTTGCGAATGCATTTATGCTGCTGCCTCCAAAAAGGATAAAGCAAAAGCTTTGTGCTCTGGTGGTGTAGAAATTCTTAAGAAACTCTACCACTCCAAAGATGATGGTATTCGTGTACGTGCCTTAGTCGGTCTTTGTAAAATTGGCAGTTATGGTGGTGAGGATGCTACTATACGGCCATTTGCTGATGGTGCAACCTTGAAATTGGCCGAAGCCTGCCGTCGTTTCCTCATCAAACCAGGCAAAGACAAGGACATACGTAAATGGGCTGCCGATGGCTTGGCCTACTTGACTCTCGATGCCGAGGTAAAAGAGAAACTGATTGAAGATAAACCAGCCATTCATGCCCTAATCGACTTGGCTCGCACTGGTGATCAATCTTGTTTGTATGGTGTTGTCACCACCTTTGTCAATCTGTGCAATGCCTACGAGAAGCAGGAAGTAATGCCCGAAATGATTGAATTagccaaatttgcaaaaatgcatATACCCGAAGAGCATGAATTGGATGACCAGGATTTTGTACAGAAACGTATTGTTGTCTTGGCCAATGAGGGTATAACTACAGCTTTGGTAGCCTTATCGAAAACCGAAAGCCATAACTCCAGGGAGCTTATAGCTCGTGTCCTGAATGCTGTGTGCGGAATACAAGAATTACGAGGCAAAGTTGTTCAGGATGGTGGTGTAAAGTGTTTGCTCAAATTGGCCTTGGAAGGTACAGACAAGGGCAAGCGTCACAGTAGCCAAGCTCTAGCACGTATTGGCATAACAATAAATCCCGAAGTGGCTTTTGCTGGACAACGCAGTTTCGATGTCATACGACCCTTGCTGAACAGTCTACATCAGGATTGTAATGCTTTGGAGAATTTCGAATCGCTCATGGCCCTTACTAATTTAGCGGCAATGAATGAAAAAGTCCGTCAGCGAATTGTAGAAGAACAAGGTCTatcgaaaatcgaattttatttgatggAAAATCATTTACTCTTAACCCGTGCTGCGGCCCAATGTATTTGTAATATGGTCTTATCCGATGTGGTAGTGCAAAAGTTCGAAGGAGATAATGATCGTGTGAAATTCATGGCTTTGTTATGTGAGGAAGAGGATGAGGAAACCGTGAAAGCCTGTGCTGGCTCGCTGGCTATTTTAACATCCGTTTCCAAGAAATGCGTAAAGAAAATCCTAGAGGTTAAATCTTGGCTTGAAATTCTTCATATTCTTATAGCCAATCCCAGTCCTGATGTCCAGCATCGTGGTACCGTAGTCATTTTGAATATGATTAATGCTGGCGAAGATATTGCCCGACAACTTTTCGAAACTGATATTATGGAATTATTAAGTGGTCTATCGCAATTGCCCGATGAGACACGTGCCAAAGCTAGACAAGTAGCATTGGAATGTCTACAAGCAGCCGAAAGATATAAGCTAATCGAAAAAGCCGAGGATTAA